The following are encoded together in the Cohaesibacter gelatinilyticus genome:
- a CDS encoding isocitrate lyase/PEP mutase family protein, which translates to MIRSDVSLSSQIRRAKDFADLHIKGDPLILYNIWDAGSANAVQETGAKAVATGSWSVAGAQGYPDGEKLPLDFLLMIVTRIFESVNVPLSVDFEGGYATEPEELAANVAKILGTGAIGINFEDQLVGSSGLYDIKIQSDRIKAIRSMADEAGIPLFINARTDLFLKEKDRNKHKDLIGEAKDRVAAYAEAGASSFFVPALFNTELINDVCANTELPVNVMKLDNSLSNKQLADCGVARISYGPGPFRQAMQWIAQKSQVAISD; encoded by the coding sequence ATGATCAGATCAGATGTTTCGCTATCTTCCCAGATACGACGCGCCAAGGATTTCGCGGATCTCCACATTAAAGGAGATCCCCTCATTCTCTATAACATCTGGGATGCGGGTTCAGCCAATGCGGTTCAGGAAACTGGCGCAAAAGCAGTTGCGACGGGGAGCTGGTCAGTCGCAGGAGCGCAAGGCTATCCGGATGGAGAAAAGTTGCCGTTGGATTTTCTTCTTATGATCGTCACGCGTATATTTGAGAGCGTTAATGTTCCGCTTTCTGTCGATTTTGAAGGCGGGTATGCAACTGAGCCAGAGGAACTGGCTGCGAATGTTGCCAAAATTCTTGGTACTGGGGCAATCGGCATCAATTTTGAAGATCAGTTGGTCGGAAGTTCTGGGCTATATGATATCAAGATCCAAAGCGACCGTATCAAAGCCATCCGCTCAATGGCCGACGAAGCTGGTATTCCGCTCTTCATCAATGCGCGGACGGATCTGTTTTTGAAGGAAAAAGATCGTAACAAGCACAAAGATTTGATCGGCGAAGCCAAAGACCGAGTAGCAGCTTACGCTGAAGCAGGGGCGAGCTCTTTCTTCGTTCCGGCGCTTTTCAACACGGAGCTGATCAATGATGTCTGCGCGAATACTGAGCTTCCAGTCAATGTCATGAAGCTGGACAATAGTTTATCCAATAAACAGTTGGCCGATTGTGGTGTTGCGCGTATCAGTTATGGTCCGGGACCATTTCGTCAGGCAATGCAATGGATTGCTCAGAAAAGCCAAGTCGCTATTTCGGACTGA